Within the Solidesulfovibrio fructosivorans JJ] genome, the region ATGGAAAAAAGTCTTGCCAACATGCGCGCCATGATCACGGCCAGCCGCGAAATCCAGCCAAACATTCCCTGGATAGTTGCTCGTAACTCCTTGAAAAACGCCACCCCATACGCCGAACAGGCTGTGCGCCGGGCTCAGGAAACACTGATCGCCTCGGGTACGGTTCGGCCCGGGCCCGATACCGATGTGCTGCGCGATCATCCTGGGTGGGTGGGGGTGGCCGACTTCGGCCCCGATGCCAGAAAACGCTGCGGCGAGCTCTGGTTTGCGCCGGTTGACGCCTTGCTCTCCGAGAATGTCACTCACATGAAGCGGCACGCGCCATGACTGAACGCCTGCGCGATTACATGGACGCCTCCGGTCCGGGAGCCCTTGGCGCCTACCTGCGCACCAGGGCCAGAAATCCCTGGCGCTATGTCCTGGAACAGTTCCCCCAATGGTTGACCGGTTTTTTACCGGGACTGCCCGGCATAGCCGTGCGCCATGTGCTCTATCAGTCGCTTTTCGCCGCTGGCTCCGGTGCGCCAGTCATTGAAGCCGGGGCGGAATTTTTTCATATGGACGCCATTGTCCTTGGCCCTTCGGTGTACATCGACCGCGGGGCGCGACTGCACGCCTCGGCCGCCGTCATCACCATCGCAGGCGGCTGCCGAATCATGCGTGGCGCCTACGTGTGCTCTTACGTCTCCAATGCCGTGCCCGACGAAGGCATCACTCTTGGACCTCGCTGCTGGGTGGGAATCAACGCCGTCCTGGCCTCGGGACGCGGCGGCCTCACGCTTGGCGAAAATGTGCTTGTCGGCCCAGGCGCGATTCTTGTTACAGGCGACCACGATTTTCGCAGGCATGATCTGGCTACTTTGGACCAGGAATATGCCGGCCGGCCCATCACGGTTGGCGACAATGTCTGGATTGGCGCCGGGGCCACGGTTCTTGGCGGTGTGAGCATCGGCGACCGGGCGGTGGTCGCCGCCGGTGCCGTGGTCAACCGCGACGTCGCTCCGGGGGCGGTTGTCGGCGGCGTACCGGCCAGGCCGCTGTCGTGACGGCCTGTCACAACCCTTGCCATAACGCGCAATGACGACCAGACTCCGAAACGACGTTCGGCGACCGGGTAAAAATGGAATACACCACATGAAAGTACTGCTGCTCAACGTTCCTGATGCCCACGTGGGCAAAACCACCGACGATTGGGATCTGGAGGCCACGGATATCGGCGTGTTCCCTCCTATGGGTATTTTATACCTGGCCGGCGTGCTGCGGGCCGGCGGCCGGCACGATATCGGCCTCGTGGACTGTATTCTCGACCGCCTCACTCCTGACGCGGCGGCCAGGCGCGCCGCGGATTTCGATCCGGACGTGGTGGGACTGACCGTCTACACGCCGACTCTTTATGACGCGCTCATTCTCACCCGGCGTCTCCGCGAACTTGCGCCCCGGGCGAAAATCGTCTGGGGCGGTCCCCATACCTCCCTTTTCCCCGACGAATCCATGGCCCAGCCTGAGGTCGACTTTCTCGTGACCGGCGAGGCGGAGGAATCGTTTCCGGCCTTTCTCGACGCCCTGGAAGAAGGTCGCTCCTTCGAGGATATTCCCGGAATATACTGGCGCGAGGCCGGGGCGGTCCGCCGCTCGGGCGACCCGGGCTACGTGAAGGACATCGAATCCATTCCGTTTCCGGCCTACGACCTCCTGCCCTACAAACGCTATTTCAGCGCCATCGGCACCGGGCTTCCCGTGGGCACCATCTGCTCCTCGCGGGGCTGTCCGTTCCACTGCACGTTTTGCTGCAAGCCCTACTCCACCTACCGCTCACGCTCGGTGGACAACATCCTCGACGAGATGGCGGTCTATTACGAGCGGGGCATCCGGGAGTTCTTCTTTTTTGACGATCTGTTCAACGCCTCGGCCAAACGTGTGGCCGCTATTTCCCAGGGTATTCTCGACCGAGGTTTCCGGGTCGTCTGGGCATTTCGCGGGCGGGTGGACGCCGTCACCGAAGACATGCTGCGGTTGGCCAAAAAATCCGGCTGCCGGCAGGCTCTTTTCGGCGTTGAGGACGCCACCGACGAGGGGCTCAAGCGCATCAACAAAAAAATTACCGTGGAGCAAGTGCGACGGGCCATAAAGCTCTGCCGCAAGGTCGGCATCCTCACCAGCACCAACTGGATTATTGGCTTTCCCCACCACAAGACCCAGGAAGACATTCTGCACCTGATTGACACGGCTGTGTCCATCGACTCGGATTTCGCGCAGTTTAACATCATGATCGCTTACTACGGCACGGCCATCTTTCAGGAGGGCGTGGATAAGGGGCTTTTCCCGGCTGATATCTGGCGGGCCCATGCCGCCAATCCAGTGCCGAATTTCGTCGAGCCGATTTGGGAGGAACATCTTTCCCGGGCTGAACTGTCGAAACTCCTCAAGCTGTGCTACCGTCGTTTCTACTTTCGACCGCTGCCCATCCTGCGCAAGTTCCTGCGGGTCCGCCGGGCGAGTGAACTGGCCCTTTTCGCCAAGGGTGCGCTAACGCTGCTTGGCATCAAGGGCTACCATCGTAAGCGTCACAAGGAAGGAGAAAGCCAATTTGCCGAACCGGCCAAGCCGCAGGAGCAATGATCGATCCGGAGGCCGAGTGGACGTCCATGTTGAGCATACTACTGGCATCCGCTGGCGCTGTCCAACCTGTGCCCGCGAGCTGACTTGTCGGGATTATGCCGGGCCCTGGGGGGGGGCGTCACCTCGATCCCGTGAGTGAGAAGTGCCTTTAGCCCGCCCGGCCTTGTCTTCGGCCAATCGGCTAGGTATTGACGATTTCTCTTTTTCATGTCGGGAATCTCTGACCAAGGCCAAGAGCATGTGCGGCATCTGCGGGGTCTTCGCCCCGGACCGGATCGGACCGGAACATCGGCGGCTCATTGAGACCCAAAATGACATCATGCGCCATCGCGGCCCGGACGCGACCGGCATTTTCGCCGACGCCCATTGTGCGCTCGGCCACCGACGGTTAGCCATTATCGATCTGTCCGCCGATGGGCGTCAGCCATTCGCCTCGCCGGATGGCCGCTATCAGATGGTTTTTAATGGTGAGATATTCAATTATATCGAGCTGCGTGACGAACTGGCCAACAGGGGCCGTGTCTTCACCACCAAGACCGATACCGAAGTGCTGCTGGCTGCTTACGAGACCTGGGGGCCGCAGTGCCTATCCCGGCTCAACGGCATGTTTGCCCTGGCCATCTACGACACGCGGGCCAAGACGCTATTTTTGGCCCGGGACCGTTTTGGCATAAAGCCCCTGTATTACACCCGGCTTGCCGGAAGGCTCTATTTCGCCTCGGAGATTAAGGCCCTTCTGACCGTGCCCGGGCTGTCCCGGGCCGTGCGCCGGCAAAGCCTGTTCGACTACCTGGCCTTTAATCGCACCGACATCCACGACGAGACGTTTTTCGAGCACGTCTCCCGCCTGCCCAAGGGCTGTCGCGCAATCTGCGATGCCTTGGGCGGGCTTTCCATCGAGACCTGGTGGTCGCCGCTGCCGTTTCTCGACACCGCTGTCGCCGCTTCGCCCGAGGAGACCCGGCGCGAAGTGGAGGCGCTTTTCATCGATGCGGCCCGGCTGCGCCTGCGAAGCGACGTGCCTGTAGGGTCAAGCCTGAGCGGCGGCCTGGATTCGTCCATCCTGGTCGGCGTGCTCCACGACCGACTCACCCCGCCGAGCCCTTACCACTGTTTCACCGCCGTCTATCCCGGCGACCCGGTGGACGAGACTCGCTACGTGGACGCCCTGGCCGGGCGCTATCCCTTTCTCGGCCACCGGGTCGCGCCGACCGCTGCCGAAACCTTAGCCGATCTGCCCGATTTCGTGCGGGCCAACGACGAACCGACCACCGGCCCGTCTTTCTACGCCCAGTACAGGGTAATGCGGCTGGCCCGGGAAGCCGGCGTGGTGGTGGTGCTCGACGGCCAGGGGGCGGACGAAATTTTTGCCGGTTATCAGTATTTCCACGGTTTTTACATGTATGGCCTGTTGCGCCGGGGACGATTATCCCGGCTCGCGGCCGAGCTATGGGGCGTGGCAACCCGGCGACAGCACCCAAGCGCCGTACAGACGCTTGCCTATCAGATGTTGCCAGAGGCCGTGCGCACGACTCTTTTGCGACGCACCGTGCCGCACCTGCGCCGAGACTTCTTCGAGGCGCATATCGGCCAAAGCCGCATCCAGCGTGAGTTTTTCCGGGCCAAGGGGCTCAATCACAGCCTGGCTCTGCATTTCCTCTACAAACTCGAACACCTGCTGCGCATGGAGGACCGCAACTCCATGGCCTTTTCCCTGGAAGCCCGGGTACCCTACCTGGACTACCGGCTGGTGGAACGGCTGCTGGCTACGCCAGAAGAGGCGAAAATCCGAGGCGGCGAAACCAAGGTGCTGCAAAAGCAGGCCCTGGGCCGTTACACCGTGCCCGAGATCCTGGCCCGCACCGACAAGCTCGGCTTCGCCACCCCCGAAGCGCGCTGGATGAGCGCGCCAGGCTGGCGGGAGCGCATTACGGTCAGCATGGATACCCTTTCCCGGGCTTTCCCAGACGTCTTCGCCTTTCTCCCGGGCTGCCATCCAGCTCCCCAGGAAGCCTGGAAGTTTTGCCAACTGGCCACCTGGCTGGAACTGTTCGGTTGAGGGGCTTTTTGCCGGCTGGCGCGCTGGCGCAATTTCCGCTAAGGCTCTTGCCGCCATGAACGTTCTTGTCGATATCGGCCATCCGGCCCACGTGCACTTTTTTCGCCACGCCGTGGCGGAGCTTCGCGACCGGGGCCATGACGTACGTCTGGCCGCCCGGGAGTTGCCTGTGGCCCTGGAGCTTTTGCGGGCTTACGGCCTGTCTTGCCGGGTCGTCGGAGCCAAGCGCCGCGGGGCGCTCGGTCTGGCCCTGGAGCTGGCCTGCCACGGCGCGGGCCTGCTCGCCATGACCCTGAGCTGGCGGCCGGATGTGGCCACGGCCATCGGCGGCACGCTCATGGTGGGGCCAGCCCGCTTGCGCCGCTGCCGGGTGGTGGTTTGGGACGACACGGACACGGCGGTCATGGAAAATCGCATTACCCATCCGCTCGCCCACCGGATCATGACCCCGGATGTTTACCCGATGGCCCTCGGGCCCAGGCAGACCCGCTACCACGGCCTGCATGAACTGGCCTACCTGCATCCCAAGCGCTTCCGCCCCAATCCGGCCACGCTGACCCGTTACGGCCTGTCACCAGACACACCCTACGCCGTGGTTCGTCTGGGCGCCTTCGAGGCCGGTCATGACCTCGCCGTGCGCCGGCACCCTCCCGAGGCCCTGGCCGCTGTCATCAGGGAACTGGCGGAGCGCGGCGAGGTCGTGCTCGTACCCGAGGGAGATGTTCCCGCAGTCCTGACCGGCTACGTCAAACGGCCCCGTCCCGAGGACTTCCATGATCTGCTCGCCTTTGCCACTTTTTGTCTGACCGAAGGCGCGACCACAGCCAGTGAAGCGGCTATCCTCGGCACTCCGGCCCTGTATGTAAATCCGATTGTAACCTGTTATATCCGCGACATGGCCGATCGGGGCCTGCTGACCGTGGCCGTACCGGGCCAGGACTTATTCGCCGCTTTTGCCGCCGCATCCGCCCGCTCCGTGCCCGAAGCCCGCCGCAAGGCCACAGACATCTTTGACGCCTACGAGGATGTATCCGCTCTGATCGTGGACGTCCTTGAGGGGAGGCGCTAAGAGCTCCATGGTTATGCCATTGCCCCCGGTGCCAAGGCTCCTTAAGGCCTTGCGTTCGCTTTTACGCTTCGCCGCCGCCCATTGTCCGGTGCATGGGGTGCGCGTGGCGTTGCTGCGCCGTTCGGGTATCCACATCGGTCCCCGGGCCTACGTCAATCTGGGATTCGTCGCCGTGGACGGGTTTCGTCCGGGATTGGTCAGTATCGGCGAAGAGGCCTCTCTCGCCCCGGGGGTGGCCCTGGTGGGGGAGGCCAGCCCCAACAATTCTTTTCTCGGACGCCGCTATGACGTCATCCGGCGCGCTCCGGTCGTTATCAGCGACGGCGCCTGGCTCGGGGTCAACGCGGTGGTCTTGCCCGGTGTCACCGTCGGCCGGGGGGCGATTGTCGGCGCCGGGGCCGTGGTTACCCGCGATGTGCCGGACTTCGCCATCGCCGCCGGCGTGCCGGCCCGGGTCATCGGCGACGTCCGGGATCGCCCCAAGCGAGGCAACGATGTCCGGTAAACCGGCCCTTGCCGTCACCGTGGATATGGACGAGTGGTACCACTGCCGTTGGGCGACCGGCTCCCCCCGGTCACGCTGGCGGACCACGGAAGCGTTTTTTCGCGACCGCTACGGTGCCGATTGTCCGGCAGGGGAAATTCGCGAGCCCATGGCCCGGGTCCTGGCGCTTTTCACCCGGCATGGCGTGCGCGCCACCTTCTTCATCCTGGGCGAGATGGCCCAGGCCTATCCCGATCTGGTCCGGGATGTGGTGGCCGCCGGGCATGAAGTCGCCTGCCACGGCATGCACCATGTGGATCTTGGCGAACGTCAGGCCTTCACCGACGACCTGCGCCGGGCCAAGGGCATCCTGGAGGACGTCTCCGGCCAGGCGGTAACCGGCTTTCGTGCCCCGAACCTCATCTTGCGCCCCTGGGTGCTCGATATCCTGCACGACCTCGGCTTCGCGTACGATTCCTCGGTATGCCCCTCGCGGGCCCTTTTCGGGAAATACGAGGGGCTTTCCGAGGCCCCGCAAACGCCCTATCGCCCGGCGGCTGGCGATCCGGCTCGGCGTGGCGGCCATCCGGTCGTCGAAATTCCCATCCCTGCCTTTCCGGTTTTGAAGCTTCCGGCCGCCACCGGCATCATGACCCGGGTAGCCGGAAGCTGGTGGTGTCGGATCGGGCTTGGCCGGGCGCTCCGCAAGGGCGCGGCCTGCTATTATTTCCATCCCTACGAAATCGCTCCGGCCCCGAAGTTCCCGGGCAAGCCCCTCAAGGTCCGCCTGTTTTTACGTCGTACGGGTCCCTGGCTGGAACGGACCCTGGATCGGCTGCTGCGAGACCTAAATGTGCGTTTGCTCACGGCCGGGGAACTGGCCGCCGAAACCGCGGAGAAATACCCGTGCGCGTAAGCGAAGAGGCGTACGGCGGCCGGGAGGCCTGGGACGCCTATGTCGCCAGCCGTCCGGAGAGCCTTTTCTACCATCGGCAGGTCTGGCGGCTGGCCGTGGAAAACGCCTACGGCGAACGTGCCTTCTACTTGGCGGCCCGAAATGAGGATGGAGTGTTGGCCGGGGTACTGCCCCTTTTTCTGGTCGGCCCGTGCAAGAGCCGCCGCCGACTCCTCTCCCTGCCCCATGCCCCGGCGGCCGGTCTCCTGGCCGATACCCCGGAGATCGCCCGGGCGCTCGAGGCCGGTGCCCTCGAACTGGCCGGTCGGCTGTGCGGCGGGCGCATGCACTGGCGCGACCAGCCTGCGCCGCAGCCCGATTCGCAGTGGCCGGGGCTGGCCACCTATCGCCTGCCGCTGCCCGAAACCGCCGAAGCCTTGTGGCGCGGATTCCGCTCGGAAATCCGGAACAGAACGCGGAAAGCGCAAAAAAACGGGGTGACCGTGCGCGAAGGCCGGGAGCTGTTGCCGAACTTCTACCGCATTTACGAGCGACACATGCGCGAACTCGGCACCCCGCCCCACCCACCGATCTTTTTTTCGACCCTGGCCGACGCAGAACCAAAGCGGCTGACAGTCAGCCTGGCCATGCTCGGGGAGGAACCCATCGCCGGCATGATTCGGGTTCGCCACGGCGATGTGGCCACGGCTGTGTGGGTCAGTTCCCTGGCACGTTACAATGCCGCCAGTCCGGTCAATCTTTTGTACTGGGAAGCCATGAGTGATGCCATCGCCACGGGCGCGCGCCTGTTCGATTTCGGCCGGGGACGACCGGGGGCCGGCCCGACAGTTTTCAAAATCCGCTACGGCGCCATCCCCCATCCCCTGACACGCCATGTCTGGCCGTTTATACCGGCCGACCCCGTTGCTGAAGCGGCGATTTCTCCGTTTATGGAAACCGTCTCCCGGCTGTGGCGGCATCTGCCTCTGCCCGTTGCCACGTCCCTTGGCCGGCGCGCCAGGAGATATCTGCCGTGACGTCCCGGGTTCCCTGGCGGGAAAACACCTTGTTGGCCGCCCTGGTCCTGGTTGGCGGCGTGCTGCTCGCCGTTTTTTCCGAACGCATCTTCGCCGGCGGCGGCCTCGGCTACGACGGCTGTTCCTACGGGGCCATCATCACCCGTTATGCCGATGTGCGCTCCGGAGCCCTGGCCCTCAATTCGGGCCTCTATTTTCGCGTGGTGCCGGCACTGGTCATCCGGGCCGTCATGATGGCCCTGGGCATCCCGCTGACGGTACCCCATGTGATTACCGCGTTCCAAATCATAAACGTCGCTCTCTTGGCCCTTGGAGCCTGGCTCTTCGGCAACTGCTGCGACCGGATCGGGCTTTCACGTGACGGGAAAATCCTGGGGTTCATCGGTATCTTCATCAACTACGTTGTGCTCAAATACTCCTCCTATTATCCGGTGCTGCTCGACACCACCTCGCTGGTCCTGGGCATCGTCCTGGCTTGGCTGTACTTATCGCGTCGGACGTGGTGGCTGCTGCCAGCGGGCATCGGGGCATTTTTTATCGGCCCCAATGTCGGGCTCCAGGCTTTCTTGCTGTTTCTGCTTCCAGCCAGAAAGGAGGCGCAAACGCCGCCGCGACTTCCCCGCCCGGTGGCAGCCACTTTGAGTCTGGCCATGGTGGTCGGTTGTTGGTGGCTCCTCGCCACGGGCGCTCCCCACAATATGGAGGCGATGGCCATCGCCCTGGCCGCCATCGGCGGAGCAACCTATTGTCTGAGCCGGGCAGCCGGATTTTCCCCCGCCGATCTGCTGCGACCTGGCATGCTCATTCGCCTGGGGCTGGTGGCCGGGCTGGTCCTCGCACTGACCGTGCTGCCCCGGCTTTTTCCGACCTTGGCCGCTTTCGACTGGGTGGCCCTCTTTTTCCAATATGCCCGAACGGTGTTGCAAAACAGCGTGGTGCGCCCCGGCGAATTTGTGGTCGCCCATACCTTGTATTTTGGCCCCATCATGCTGGCCGTCGTTTGTCTTTTCGGTCCTGTTTGCCGGGCGGCGCGACGGCTTGGCGGCGGTTGGCTTCTGGTTGTGGCCTTCGGGACTTTACAGGGCCTCAACCCCCTGTCGCGCCAGATGGTTGGCATCCTCCCATTCCTGGTGCTGCCGGTGTGCCTGGTCCTGGATTCCCGGCCGCTTCCCCGGCTTTTTTTATGGGGCATGGCCGCCGCCTCGCTTGCGGGCTCCAAAGTATGGCAACACATCAATGCCGGTGCCGACTTCAACCTGCCGATGGAAAAGCAGCCCGCCGTCTGGAGCCGCTATCTGGAAAGCACGGGGTATTGGATGCGCGAAGCAGATTATCGGGTGCAAGGCGTGGTGGTGTTGGCCGCCTTGATCCTCATGGCCGCGACGTTGTGGCGGATGCGCTTCACGCGGCGAACCTGATGTTATGCGGCTCATACATGCATATTCTGCTTGACGACGACAACGTGCCCCGTCAAACCGGTCTTGAAATCAGTTACGCCGTTGTCGGAATCATGGAACCCAGTCACAAAACAAAAAAAAGAACGCGGCTTTGCGGCTCCCTTGCGGCAGTAACGCCAGAGACTGGATATCAGGACCTGGCGAGCGGTGCATTGCCTCTTTTCATCCCCGGACAGTATCGTTTTCCCGGTCGGGAAAATCCCATTCTTTCCCAGCGTAGCGACAGGTGTGTCCAACGGTCGCGTTGCGTGAGGGCCTGGCAGTGCCTTGGTATCCCGGAACAAAGGACGCGGCATCTCGTCAGGCTTGACCGCGCCAAACCTTCACCGTGTCCCCTCTGGGGCGCGCTTCGGACCATCGTATGAATATTCCGTTTATCGACCTCAAGACCCAGTTCACCCGTCTCGAGCCAGAAATTCGCAAACGCCTCGACGCCGTCCTCGAGCACGGCCGCTTCATCATGGGGCCGGAAGTCGCCGAGCTGGAAAAAGCGTTGGCCGCCTTTGTCGGGACCAAACACGCCGTGTCCTGCGCCTCGGGCACCGAGGCCCTGCTCATGCCGCTTATGGCCTGGGGAATCGGGCCGGGCGACGCCGTTTTTACCACGCCGTTCACCTTTATCGCCACAGCCGAGGTCATCGCCCTGCTCGGCGCCACACCCGTCTTCGTCGATATCGACCCGGCCACCTACAACCTCGATCCGGCCAAGCTGGCCCTGGCCGCGGCTGCGGTCAAAGCGCAGGACCCGACCATATATCCCCTGCCCCAAGCCGCCCTGGATAATAAACTCACCCCGCGGGCCGTCATCCCCGTGGATCTCTTCGGCCTGCCCTGCGATGCCGACGCCCTGGCCACTATCGCGGCCGAAAACGACCTGCTTATCCTGGAAGACGCGGCCCAAGGGTTTGGCGGCGTGTACAAGGGTCGCAAGGCCGGCAGTCTGGGCACGGCCGGCGCCACCAGCTTTTTCCCGGCCAAGCCGCTGGGCTGCTTCGGCGACGGCGGCGCCGTGTTCACCGATGACGACACTCTGGCCGGTCTGCTCGAATCCATCCGGGTACACGGCAAAGGATCGGCCAAATACGACAACGTGCGCGTGGGCTTAAACGCCCGCCTGGATACCATGCAGGCCGCCGTGCTCCTGGCCAAGCTGCCGGCCTTCCCGGCCGAGCTCGATGCCCGCGACGCCGTGGCCGCCCGCTATGCCGAGAATCTTTCCGGCCTGCCCGACCTCACGCTGCCGACCATTCCCAATGGCTGCCGCAGCGCCTGGGCCCAATACACCTTGGCGTCCCCACGCCGCGACGCCATCATAGCCGCCCTGCGCGAGGAAGGCATCCCGAGTATGATCTATTATCCCAAGTCATTGCACGAGCAGACCGCTTTTGTCGGCCTGGGCTACGCACCGCAGGATTTTCCGGCCAGCCCGGCCGCCAGCGCCAACGTTTTCAGCCTGCCCATGCATCCCTATCTCGACGCCGCCACCCAGGATCGCATCTGCGCCGCCCTGGCCAAGGCTGTGCGCTAGCCAAGGAGACAGCCATGTCGGAGTTTACCGAAAAGCCCGCCAATCCGTTGGGTGTGGCCGTCATCGGCGCTGGCTACTGGGGCAAGAACCTCGTACGCAATTTCCATAATCTCGGGGCGCTACGCGGCATCTGCGACGCTGCGGCCGAACGCCGCGACAGCTTTGCGGCCGCCTGCCCCGAAGTGCCGCTTTTTGCCGACGAGGCAAGCGTCCTGGCCGACCCGGCCGTGGCTGGCGTAGCCATCGCCACTCCGGCCGAAACCCACTACGCCGTGGCCAAGGCGGCCCTTCTCGCCGGCAAGCACGTATTGGTGGAAAAGCCCATGACCCTGGCCGAATCCGAGGCCCGGGAACTGATCTCGTTGGCTGGACAAAAGGGGCTGACGCTGATGGTCGGCCACCTGCTTCAGTACCATCCCCATTTCCTGGCGCTCAAGGAAATGGCCGCCAGCGGCGAACTCGGGCGCATCGACTACATTTATTCCAACCGGCTTAATCTGGGTAAAATTCGGCGCGAGGAAAACATCCTCTGGTCGTTCGCTCCCCATGACATTTCCATGATTCTGACCCTTGCCGGTGGCGAGCCGCAAGCCGTCCAAACCATCGGCGGCTACTACCTGCACCATGCCATCGCCGACGTGACCACCACGCACATGGAATTCGCCTCAGGGCTCAAGGCGCATATCTTCGTGTCCTGGTTGCATCCGTTCAAGGAACAAAAACTGGTCGTCGTGGGCGAGCGCAAGATGGCCGTGTTCGACGACACGTTGCCCTGGGATGAGAAATTGCAACTTTACCCCCATGCTATCCGCTGGGAAAACCAGATGCCGGTGCCGGTCAAAGCCGAAGCCCAGAAGGTGGAGATCGCGCAAGGCGAACCGCTACGGTTGGAATGCCAGCATTTCCTCGAGTGCATGGCCTCGGGGCGCGCACCCCGCACCGACGGGGCCGAAGGGCTGCGGGTGCTGCGGGTGCTCAACGCCAGCCAGAAGTCCCTGGAATCCGGCGCGACGCGGGTTATGCTCACGGCGGAAACGCCCCCCCTCGCGCCCGAATACTTCGTCCACCCCACAGCCGTCATCGACTCTGGGGCCACGGTTGGAGCCGGCTGCAAAATCTGGCATTTTAGCCATGTGCTCAAGGGTTCGCAGGTCGGCAGGAAATGCAACATCGGCCAGAATGTCGTCATCGGGCCGGATGTCACCGTGGGTTCAGGCTGCAAGATCCAAAACAATGTTTCCGTCTACCAGGGCGTCACCCTGGAAGACGACGTCTTTTGCGGTCCGTCCATGGTCTTCACCAACATCTTCAACCCCCGGGCCCACATCTCGCGGATGCACGAAGTGCGGCAGACTTTGGTCAAAAAAGGTGTCACCATGGGCGCCAATTGCACCATCGTCTGCGGCCATGTCGTCGGGCGTTACGCCTTTGTGGGCGCCGGTTCCGTCGTCACCCGCGACGTCCCGGACCATGCCCTCGTGGTCGGCAATCCGGCCCGGCGTATCGGTTGGATGTGCGCTTGCGGTGAAAAGTTGGATGCGGACCTGCGCTGCCCGGTTTGCCATACGAAGTATGTCGAGGAAGAATCGGGCCTGCGCCCGGCGTAGTAGGCCTAATGCCCTGGTAGCTGCGATAAGTGCCAACTTTTAACATGACATGATGT harbors:
- a CDS encoding DegT/DnrJ/EryC1/StrS family aminotransferase, which produces MNIPFIDLKTQFTRLEPEIRKRLDAVLEHGRFIMGPEVAELEKALAAFVGTKHAVSCASGTEALLMPLMAWGIGPGDAVFTTPFTFIATAEVIALLGATPVFVDIDPATYNLDPAKLALAAAAVKAQDPTIYPLPQAALDNKLTPRAVIPVDLFGLPCDADALATIAAENDLLILEDAAQGFGGVYKGRKAGSLGTAGATSFFPAKPLGCFGDGGAVFTDDDTLAGLLESIRVHGKGSAKYDNVRVGLNARLDTMQAAVLLAKLPAFPAELDARDAVAARYAENLSGLPDLTLPTIPNGCRSAWAQYTLASPRRDAIIAALREEGIPSMIYYPKSLHEQTAFVGLGYAPQDFPASPAASANVFSLPMHPYLDAATQDRICAALAKAVR
- a CDS encoding Gfo/Idh/MocA family oxidoreductase, which translates into the protein MSEFTEKPANPLGVAVIGAGYWGKNLVRNFHNLGALRGICDAAAERRDSFAAACPEVPLFADEASVLADPAVAGVAIATPAETHYAVAKAALLAGKHVLVEKPMTLAESEARELISLAGQKGLTLMVGHLLQYHPHFLALKEMAASGELGRIDYIYSNRLNLGKIRREENILWSFAPHDISMILTLAGGEPQAVQTIGGYYLHHAIADVTTTHMEFASGLKAHIFVSWLHPFKEQKLVVVGERKMAVFDDTLPWDEKLQLYPHAIRWENQMPVPVKAEAQKVEIAQGEPLRLECQHFLECMASGRAPRTDGAEGLRVLRVLNASQKSLESGATRVMLTAETPPLAPEYFVHPTAVIDSGATVGAGCKIWHFSHVLKGSQVGRKCNIGQNVVIGPDVTVGSGCKIQNNVSVYQGVTLEDDVFCGPSMVFTNIFNPRAHISRMHEVRQTLVKKGVTMGANCTIVCGHVVGRYAFVGAGSVVTRDVPDHALVVGNPARRIGWMCACGEKLDADLRCPVCHTKYVEEESGLRPA